Within the Duncaniella freteri genome, the region TGTTATGCCCTTTGTGCCAACGCTGGCAGAGGAAAGAGATTGATGCAACAAGTTGACCGCGTTTGATTTCGATTAGCCGAGAGCCGCCGGATAACGATTGACCGTCATCCCAAGAAGCCATAAGGAGCAAGTCGAGCCACCATTTGAGGCGTTCGGCATCTTGCCAAATCCAATGCTTTGGCAACTCCCGGCTAATCTTAATCCAACCGTTCATGGTCTATTCGCTCAACCGAAATAGAAGTCTTGCCAAATCTTGATGAACTGTTTTCCGAAGTAGTCTGCAAGAGCTTCAGATTTCACGCAAAGACGGGACCTGATATACGCATCCGTACCCGAGGGCGCGTCAGCCGAGTCCGCATACGCAAAACCGGCATACGCGCCGTTAAGCGCATCACCGCCGAAAAGGACACATTCGGCTTTGCGCTCATCATCCATCTGGTCTATCTCTTTTTGAGTATAGAGCCAATACCACGGATACCACTTGTTTTCTCCCTTGACGTATTTGGGAGTCCATCCCTCGTTGAGAGCGGCGGCGATGATGCGGAGCTTCAGATACGCTACGAGGTCTTTCGCCGTTTCATCCATCGGGGGATTCTGCTCCTCGGTAATGCGGCGATACTGATTGACGAGAGCGTGATTGCCGAGTTCACGGCAAGCGTCTTCAAAGGTCTTGACGCGCTCTGTTATCGGGCGGTTGTCTGCTGTCATGGCTGATTCGCCGTATAAGTTGCAGAGTAACGCCTTGATTTCGGGGTTCTCTGTGTTGTTGTAAGCTGCACGGACTTTTTCGATTGTCGGCTGCTCAAACTTTACTGAGTTTGTTGGCTCAATTTTTCGCATTGTTGATTTTGTTTAATTTTGGTAAAACTTCATGTTTGAGTAATCTAACTGCATTAGTCAGTCGTAAACTTTTACGTATCGCCGCAGTGTCGAGATTGTCAAGAATCTGCGGCAAGCTCCGGCATATCGTTGCGACAACATCATTAGGCACATTTCTCATCAGTATGGGATTTTAGATACGTTGATTTCAATGCCCGGATTTGCCACATAAACCGGCTTTCCTACGGCTTCCGCTATCAAGGCGCGGAATTGTTCAGCATTACTGTGCCTGCCCGATAGGTGGAGCAATACCACTTCATTTACGGCTGTGAGGTCGGTGGTACGGAGTATCTGTTCGGTTGTCTTCAGCTCCATGTGTGATTCGAGTAATCGTTCACGTGTGCTGCTGACCGTACTTCCGCTGCTTATAGCGTCTTCAAGAAGCTCATCGGAGTAATTGGCTTCAATCATTATGTGATTGAGGTTAGCAACCCGATATTCAAGCATCATCGTGTCGGTTACGAATAGCAATTTGCCCATCTCGTCATGTTCGATGACGAATCCGAGGCACGGCACATCATGGACTACCGGGAGCGCAAAGACTTTGAAGCTGCCCACTTTGTAGCCGTGCATCGGCTCGATGGATTTACAGAACGTGCGGTTTAGCTTGGGGAATGAAGCAAACACATCTTCGAGAGCAAGAGCATGGATTCCGAATTTCAGATACTCCGGCAGATACTTTGAATGGTCTTTGTGGCGGTGGCTCACTACGCATCCGGCAATGCTGCTCAACTTCCAACCGAGAACTTTTTTAACCTCGACCAAAGGCATACCGCATTCAATCAGTAATGCGCCGCCGTTAGAAGATTGCAGTACATAGCCGTTGCCGCGTGACGAGCTTCCGATGCAAAAGAGTTTCATTCGCGTATCTGCTTGGGTTAATAGTTCGGTTCTTTTGGAGCTTCTTCAGTCACCGGAGCTTCTTTTGGCTGCTCTGTAACCTCGCCGGTTTCTTCGTTCACGACTTCCTCGTATGGCACTTCGGAAGCGTCGAGATTGAGCGGTTGTGCATCTGCAAGCTGAAGCGTGTCATTTCGCGCGGCGATTGCTCGATTCTCGGCTTCGGTGTCGTGTCCGAGTGCTGACTGCATCTTGATTGAGAGATAGCCGTATTTTGAGAGAAGTCGGCGAATGACTGTCTTCAGAGCCATATCGTTGAAATTGCCCTCCCAACCGACAGTATTTGACACGATGCCGCTGTTGGCTTTCTTGATAAGGTCGGCGACTGTGACTTCTTTTTTGAACTTGATGCCAGGAGCGTAACGCTTTGCGTATGCCGCCATGTCTTCAACCGACATATAGAGCGTCTTGGAGTAGCCGTTAAGCAACTCGAAATAGCAAAAGTAGCCGATGATTTTGTCGGACTTCTTTTGTCCGTCAAGGCACACTTCGCCGGAGAGTCGATTTGCAGTGCGTAATTCGCCCTCATACACCACATCTGCGTTGATTGTGCGATACTTGCCGGTGCGCATAGCAAGCTGAATGTAGCCCTTGTAACCGGGTATGAATGTCGGTGTCGGCTCTTTAACTTCTATGGTGCGCCCGGTCTGTGGGTCAGTACGCTTAACCTTGTTTTTGTAGACTACGACATAGGCG harbors:
- a CDS encoding MBL fold metallo-hydrolase, yielding MKLFCIGSSSRGNGYVLQSSNGGALLIECGMPLVEVKKVLGWKLSSIAGCVVSHRHKDHSKYLPEYLKFGIHALALEDVFASFPKLNRTFCKSIEPMHGYKVGSFKVFALPVVHDVPCLGFVIEHDEMGKLLFVTDTMMLEYRVANLNHIMIEANYSDELLEDAISSGSTVSSTRERLLESHMELKTTEQILRTTDLTAVNEVVLLHLSGRHSNAEQFRALIAEAVGKPVYVANPGIEINVSKIPY
- a CDS encoding recombinase RecT; translated protein: MAENNQVATTGQTGLAKLKSILSAPSVVEQFQNALAENKNLFIASIIDLYNGDKSLQECNPTAIVQECLKAAVLDLPINRALGFAYVVVYKNKVKRTDPQTGRTIEVKEPTPTFIPGYKGYIQLAMRTGKYRTINADVVYEGELRTANRLSGEVCLDGQKKSDKIIGYFCYFELLNGYSKTLYMSVEDMAAYAKRYAPGIKFKKEVTVADLIKKANSGIVSNTVGWEGNFNDMALKTVIRRLLSKYGYLSIKMQSALGHDTEAENRAIAARNDTLQLADAQPLNLDASEVPYEEVVNEETGEVTEQPKEAPVTEEAPKEPNY